The genomic interval gtgacgagtAATTCGCAATCTCGTGACTCGTCCGCGGTTGCACGGGCGAAAAAAGTACTTAGACTCTTACACCACTCTTTATTGCGAATCGGAAAAGACACAAAACTGTCGCAGAGATACCAACTGACACAAAAGATAACCAGCTGACTCAGCAGATATGAGAGCTGACTCAGACTGATGACTACACGGTGTGTATGTGTTGCGGGAATTGTTCTGGAGCAATTGCTGACAAGGGGTCTACCAGGTGTGACAGAGATGGTATATTTGGATGTACCGAGACGCCACGTCACCTGAGACTGACTGAATGTCACCAGATACTGACTTGATATCACCAGATACTGACTTGATATCACCAGATACTGACTTGATGTCTCCAGACACTGACTTGTTGCCACCAATGGTGGTTCCGTGGTATTGCCACTACTGTTGTGGTATTGCGGCAGATGATTCCGTTCATAATTAGGCATGTTCTCCGTGTCCACGATGCTTGGATATCTCCCCTGTTACTCACCTCATGATACTTGCCGCACCACTCGACTCATCACACTCCTCCCAGCCGTTGGCCATAGGTTCAAAGAGCCTCCTTCGTTTGGTATATATGAGTGTCTCCAAGACATACTAGATATACCTGACTTCATCAACTCTTCTTCACCTGCCACTTTTCTCCCATGTTCCTCGTGCCACCAGGCACTAAGTATCATCCATTGAAATCACCATTCACCCACTTGGGCACTCGCTCTCTATGGTTTCGAAATCACTCCCAGAAACACGCTGATGGACTCCGTACGGTCTCCAGAACAAGCATTGATGTGGATCGATAGAAAACTAATGCTTGAGGGCAGCAGCGAAGGCGTGAGGGAGTTATAGATGGCTTTCTTTGGGAGGCTCTCAGTGTGATGTTGATTACAGTACTGACTGCGATACTGACTATGGTGCTGGAAGGAAGCTTGAGCTCTCGTCAGGTGCTACTGTCAGACAGTCCACGACCTCGCatttctcctccacactGCCGGTGGGCTTGCCATTATCACCGCGCACTTGGTGCTGCCCATTGGCGACGCTTCCCGGAGAGCCGACTTGATCTTCCGGGCGTTAGTGTGGCCGACATTCTTCGCAGCTCACTCCTCTGAAGCTGCTCTTGTGAGTCTCTGTGCACAGCTCCATGAGGAGGATGCTATCCGCGGCTCGTGTATTCTCCTCATGGACACCATGGATGCGGTCAATGTCTGTCTCGATTGTTTGTTGCAGCCCTGCTAAAAACCTCAGTCTACAATACGCACACACATGTGTCCCACGCGCACGACTGGTTTCTGACTACAAGTGCGTTCACACATTGCTACGGAAGATGATCCTATTAAATAAGTGATGCGGTTGGCGGAGTCAATTGGCGATACAACTGACGTATCGCCACCACCGACGGGGGTAATGCATTTGACGGTTGTATATCACCACTACCGACGACAGCTCGGGCATCTCGCAGAGCACCTCCAGCTCATTTCGTGTTTCGTTCGCACGACAGTACTAATATGCTTTCTCAACACCCATTAAAAAAGTTGAGCGGCTCGCGCTGCTCACCAACTCTTTATTCGACATCCACAACCAACCTTAGGCTAAACGGCAATGCCTCGTCAGTCACCGTCACCTCTTCCTCACCCACCAACTCTCCAACCAGCTTGACGAGATTCCCCCTggtcatctcctccagctccttgggcGACGCCATGTATAGACTCTTGGAGGCCGTTCGCAGCGACGggttcttgaccttggtggCGGGATTCTCCTTGAGGCGCTCGATGAGGTTCTCCAGCGTCGTGCTCTTGGGCACGGCCAGCCGCAGCACCTGCACGCCACACACCGGGCAATCGGGCCGCTTCTGGTGCTGAAATGTGTACGTGTACACGGAGTTGTTGCCCGAGTACATCATGTAGTTGTTGAGGAACGGTACGCACGTGGTGGCGACCTTGAACGCCTCGTTGCAGCTGGAGGCCGCAATGATGGCGTTGGTGGATGCAATGGCCGGAATGATGTTTTTGATCACGCCCTGGGTGAGCTGGTAGGTGACTCCTTCGATGCCAAATTGCTCCGCCCGCGCGCGCGCCTGCTCGAAGATCCACGTCACGTCCTCGACGTCATCGTTGTCGGCCTTGCGGTCAAAGTGTTTAGGCCACTCGAGCACGCTGGCCCATTCGATGCAGTGCTCCGGGAGCCTGGGGGTGTTTGCGATGGTGCACATGGGAAACGTGGTTTGGGGCGTCAGCATGTCCAGCGAGCACTCGTAGCaggaggtgatggtggGCAGAATGACTCGCGACTGGCCCTTGAAGCCTTCGGTACCACCGTCGATCAGCGGCTTGAGGGTCTCAGGAGAGTCGCCCACCAGCCCCACGAGCGTGGCGTTGATCCAGCGCCGCGCCTCGATGGAGTCCAGGCCGCAGACAACGAGGGTGAACTGCATGTAGAAGTCGTTGTCAAAGTCCTGGATTTTGCCAAAGTGCGGCGTCACGTGCACGCCGGCGACTCGGCGGTTGATGAACTCTGCGGCGACCTCCGACTTTGGCTTGCCCACGTCCGACGGCCGGAACAGGAACTGCCGGTTCAGATTGCTGATGTCGATGGTGTCCATGTCGATCACGTGGATCTTTTTAAACCCAGAGAGGGCGAGGTTTTTGAGAATCTCGCAGCCGAGACCGCCAGCGCCAATCACGAGGATGGACATGTCTGCCAGCGCGGTGATCACGTCCGGCGACGGCGCAAACTCCTCGTCCGAGAACGGGCCGGACGTTGTGAGAACGGGAGAGATGGAGTATGGGCTGTGTTAGCAAGGGAGTCAGGGTACAGACAACGAGGCGAGCAACATAGGTCTGGGAATGGTGCACAACATGCCAAGTCATACGTCGTCACGACTAGCACAGACAATATGATAACGTCATGCCCCACATCGCCACCCCAAGCCGTAACTATGGAAATGACAGAGCACCAGCGATACcattgtcacgtgaccagatATATCGCCGTGGAcgtgtgtgtatgtgtgtgtgtgtgtgtgtgtgacAATTGCTCGCTGTTTGTGGCACACAATACACTTGGGTCCTGGATCCTGGCTGGCTTCCGGTCTGTCAAAGTCGTGGGGTCGCGGGGCCGCGGAGTCGCGGGAGTTTCTGGACCACGGGACTTgctggatcacgtgaccttgTCATGTCGCACATGTTTGTGTATCATTCGCGGTTACATGACCTCGTCTCAGTGTGTCTTTGCTCATACTCACTTTCTCACGGCAGTCATTGTTGAGAATAAGTTAGGGAGACTGGTCCAGATCTGATCATGCAGCTCATGCATTCTACATGTGGGGTTGTGGGGGATGTGTGTTCGATTCTGGGTTGTGTATTAGGGAATTAAAATATTAGAAAAATGATAAGAAATATagaaatataaatataGAAATATagaaatataaatatagaaaaataataaaataaaaataga from Yarrowia lipolytica chromosome 1F, complete sequence carries:
- a CDS encoding uncharacterized protein (Compare to YALI0F04147g, similar to uniprot|Q99344 Saccharomyces cerevisiae YPR066w UBA3 ubiquitin-like protein activating enzyme), with protein sequence MHELHDQIWTSLPNLFSTMTAVRNPYSISPVLTTSGPFSDEEFAPSPDVITALADMSILVIGAGGLGCEILKNLALSGFKKIHVIDMDTIDISNLNRQFLFRPSDVGKPKSEVAAEFINRRVAGVHVTPHFGKIQDFDNDFYMQFTLVVCGLDSIEARRWINATLVGLVGDSPETLKPLIDGGTEGFKGQSRVILPTITSCYECSLDMLTPQTTFPMCTIANTPRLPEHCIEWASVLEWPKHFDRKADNDDVEDVTWIFEQARARAEQFGIEGVTYQLTQGVIKNIIPAIASTNAIIAASSCNEAFKVATTCVPFLNNYMMYSGNNSVYTYTFQHQKRPDCPVCGVQVLRLAVPKSTTLENLIERLKENPATKVKNPSLRTASKSLYMASPKELEEMTRGNLVKLVGELVGEEEVTVTDEALPFSLRLVVDVE